The Flammeovirgaceae bacterium genome contains a region encoding:
- the mutS gene encoding DNA mismatch repair protein MutS, whose translation MAATTASETPLMKQYNAIKAKYPGALLLFRVGDFYETFGQDAVATAKVLDIVLTKRGNGSASEIELAGFPHHALDTYLPRLVRAGHRVAICDQLEDPRFVKGIVKRGVTELVTPGVSFNDTVLEKKQNNFLASVFAGKQAYGVSFLDISTGEFYAAHGTETYILKLIQSFAPAEIIFSKTQRELFEKKFAEGHATFAVDDWVYVFEYAHEKLISQFKTATLKGFGVDGLNEAIVAAGAILHYLEATEHKDTQHIASIARLDEDKYVWLDKFTIRNLELVSSPFENGVPLIQILDQTATPMGSRLLRKWMVLPLKEIAPVEERLRMVDVFHQQVELAERLTDELKQIADLERLISKVAVGRISPREMLQLKRSLQRTGPIKGLLEQHSSADLKKLGDQLNRCEYLLEKIEKELRDDAPMLTNQGGIIKEGIHAELDELRSIAFSGKDYLLQVQKREIERTGINSLKISYNKVFGYYLEVSNANKDKVPADWIRKQTLVNAERYITEELKVYEEKILHAEDRLVIIEQKLFQELVQQAADFVSQIQQNARTLAVLDVLLSFAWAARQNNYCRPEINESTTLDIKAGRHPVIEKQLPVGESYVPNDVYLDNDTQQILIITGPNMAGKSALLRQTALIVLMAQIGSFVPAESARIGLVDKIFTRVGASDNLSKGESTFMVEMIETASILNNLSNRSLILMDEIGRGTSTYDGVSIAWAIVEYLHQHKDYRPKTLFATHYHELNQLAEDFVRVKNFNVSVKEVGNKIIFMRKLKEGGSEHSFGIHVAQLAGIPNKVVIRANEVLHFLEKEKHKNEPKKKLQDLPKATHQMSLFEMDPKYKHVQQLLEHIDINTISPVEALLKLNEILSVLKK comes from the coding sequence ATGGCCGCAACCACTGCCTCCGAAACCCCGCTGATGAAGCAGTACAATGCCATTAAGGCAAAGTACCCCGGTGCGTTGCTGCTTTTTCGGGTTGGCGATTTTTACGAAACCTTCGGGCAGGATGCGGTAGCCACAGCCAAAGTACTCGATATTGTTCTGACCAAACGTGGCAACGGGTCGGCATCGGAAATTGAGCTGGCCGGATTTCCGCATCATGCGCTCGATACCTACCTGCCCAGGCTGGTGCGGGCAGGCCACCGGGTAGCCATTTGCGATCAACTGGAAGATCCGCGATTTGTTAAAGGAATTGTAAAGCGCGGTGTTACCGAACTGGTTACGCCCGGTGTATCGTTTAACGATACCGTTCTTGAGAAGAAACAGAACAACTTTCTGGCTTCGGTCTTTGCCGGCAAGCAGGCCTATGGTGTTTCGTTTCTTGACATCAGCACCGGAGAGTTTTATGCTGCACACGGAACAGAAACCTACATCCTGAAACTTATTCAAAGTTTTGCGCCTGCCGAAATCATTTTCAGCAAAACGCAACGCGAATTGTTTGAAAAGAAATTTGCGGAAGGTCATGCTACGTTTGCCGTTGATGACTGGGTATATGTTTTTGAGTATGCACATGAAAAACTCATCAGCCAGTTTAAAACGGCAACACTTAAAGGCTTTGGTGTTGATGGATTGAACGAAGCCATTGTTGCTGCCGGTGCCATTTTACACTACCTCGAAGCTACCGAGCATAAGGATACGCAGCATATTGCCTCCATTGCCCGGCTGGATGAAGACAAATACGTTTGGCTCGATAAATTCACTATCCGTAACCTGGAGTTGGTGTCGTCACCGTTTGAAAACGGTGTACCCCTGATACAAATTCTTGATCAAACCGCTACCCCGATGGGGTCGCGGCTGTTGCGCAAATGGATGGTGCTGCCGCTGAAAGAAATAGCACCCGTTGAAGAACGATTACGGATGGTGGATGTTTTCCACCAACAGGTTGAACTGGCTGAGCGGTTAACGGACGAATTAAAACAGATAGCCGACCTGGAGCGGCTGATTTCAAAAGTGGCTGTGGGCCGCATCAGTCCGCGCGAAATGTTGCAGCTAAAACGATCGTTGCAGCGCACCGGCCCGATAAAAGGTTTGCTGGAACAACATTCTTCCGCTGACTTGAAAAAACTGGGCGATCAACTGAACCGGTGTGAGTACCTGCTAGAGAAAATAGAAAAGGAACTTCGCGATGACGCCCCGATGCTTACCAACCAGGGAGGAATCATCAAGGAAGGAATCCATGCTGAACTGGATGAGTTGCGAAGCATCGCTTTCTCCGGAAAGGATTACCTGCTGCAGGTACAAAAGCGCGAAATTGAACGCACGGGAATCAACTCGCTGAAAATTTCTTACAACAAGGTTTTTGGTTACTACCTGGAAGTCAGCAATGCCAACAAAGACAAAGTGCCGGCCGATTGGATACGCAAGCAAACGCTGGTGAATGCCGAACGGTACATTACCGAGGAGCTAAAAGTGTATGAAGAGAAAATTCTGCATGCCGAAGACCGGCTGGTGATAATTGAGCAGAAACTTTTTCAGGAACTGGTGCAGCAGGCAGCTGATTTTGTTTCTCAAATCCAGCAAAATGCCCGCACCCTGGCTGTGCTTGATGTGTTGCTGTCGTTTGCGTGGGCGGCACGGCAAAACAACTACTGCCGGCCCGAAATCAACGAATCGACCACGCTGGATATCAAAGCCGGTCGCCACCCGGTTATTGAAAAGCAACTGCCTGTTGGCGAAAGCTATGTGCCCAACGATGTGTACCTCGATAATGATACGCAGCAGATTCTCATCATCACAGGCCCCAACATGGCGGGTAAATCGGCTTTGTTGCGGCAAACTGCGCTGATTGTTCTGATGGCGCAAATCGGAAGTTTTGTGCCGGCCGAAAGCGCCCGCATCGGGTTGGTGGATAAAATTTTTACGCGCGTGGGCGCTTCGGACAATTTATCGAAAGGCGAATCAACCTTTATGGTGGAGATGATTGAAACGGCCAGCATCCTGAACAACCTCAGCAACCGCAGTTTGATTTTGATGGATGAAATCGGGCGGGGAACTTCCACCTACGATGGCGTGTCCATCGCCTGGGCCATTGTGGAATACCTGCATCAACATAAAGATTACAGACCAAAGACTTTGTTTGCCACACACTATCACGAACTCAATCAACTGGCTGAGGATTTTGTGCGGGTGAAAAATTTCAACGTGAGTGTAAAGGAGGTTGGCAACAAAATTATTTTCATGCGCAAGCTGAAGGAGGGAGGCAGCGAGCACAGTTTCGGTATTCACGTGGCGCAACTGGCCGGTATTCCCAACAAGGTGGTGATACGCGCCAACGAGGTACTGCATTTCCTGGAAAAGGAAAAACATAAAAATGAGCCCAAAAAGAAACTACAAGACCTGCCGAAAGCCACGCACCAGATGAGTTTGTTTGAGATGGACCCGAAGTACAAACACGTGCAGCAACTGCTGGAACATATCGACATCAACACCATCAGCCCGGTGGAGGCGTTGCTGAAGTTGAATGAGATACTTTCTGTTCTAAAAAAATAG
- a CDS encoding response regulator transcription factor encodes MSSAVKLNCLIVDDEPLARKGLEEYVNDIDFLQWAGSCEDALKAASFLRQGNIDLMLLDIHMPKLSGIEFLKTLQRPPLVIFTTAYPDYALESYSLDVIDYLVKPIPFDRFLKAVQKAYDYHLLVQKPSAAPDYFFIKVDHKYEKINYTDVLYAEAMQNYCILYTPGRKLITYITLTALEEQLPKDRFLKVHKSFIVSLEKINALDGSEILIGTSRIPISRALKDEVLQKIMGNKLFRRN; translated from the coding sequence ATGAGTAGCGCTGTAAAACTGAATTGCCTGATTGTTGATGATGAACCGCTGGCCCGCAAAGGACTGGAAGAGTATGTAAACGACATTGATTTTCTTCAGTGGGCCGGTTCCTGCGAAGATGCGCTGAAAGCCGCCTCCTTCCTTCGGCAAGGAAATATTGATTTAATGCTGCTCGATATTCACATGCCTAAACTTTCAGGCATTGAATTTCTGAAAACCCTGCAACGCCCACCGCTGGTAATTTTTACCACGGCCTACCCGGATTACGCACTGGAGAGTTATTCGCTTGATGTGATTGACTACCTTGTTAAGCCCATTCCCTTCGACCGGTTTCTGAAGGCTGTTCAAAAAGCGTACGACTACCATTTACTGGTTCAGAAACCTTCCGCTGCACCGGATTACTTTTTTATTAAGGTTGATCATAAATACGAAAAAATAAACTACACCGATGTGCTGTATGCCGAGGCCATGCAAAATTACTGCATCCTTTACACCCCCGGCCGTAAACTGATTACCTACATAACACTTACGGCCCTGGAAGAACAGTTGCCGAAAGACCGGTTCCTCAAAGTTCATAAGTCGTTTATCGTTTCGTTGGAAAAAATCAATGCACTGGATGGCAGTGAAATCCTGATCGGCACTTCCCGCATCCCCATCAGCCGGGCACTGAAAGATGAGGTGTTGCAGAAAATTATGGGGAACAAACTTTTTAGGAGAAATTAG
- a CDS encoding histidine kinase, whose protein sequence is MERFFRYKIDHLIFWSLTIFFHAYTRLNVLHEAGPVHFMLELLIRNGLLAMAIYFTLLVIVPRFTKKRNPITSLGLILLTLAVYVAGKNTHDVYLYGYVLNVPAKQSFFNNSLYNLSIVIFYLTFAVTLYLSRQWYLQQTLLRKIELEKLNTELAYLKAQINPHFLFNSINAIYFMIDRQNNEARETLTAFSDMLRYQLYECNGADIPIEKEISYLKNYINLQRLRKDDKYQITFRYSPDLKNFTIAPLLLIPFVENAFKHVSHFTDKLNTICIDLDKRGNSFCLNISNTIDGIKASTENSGIGLQNVKRRLELLYPDRHHLQINETPDRFVVNLELKLQQPVNPAQ, encoded by the coding sequence ATGGAGCGATTCTTCCGGTACAAAATTGACCACCTTATTTTCTGGTCGCTTACGATTTTCTTTCACGCATACACCCGGCTGAATGTGCTGCACGAAGCTGGCCCGGTTCACTTCATGCTGGAGTTACTCATCCGCAACGGCTTACTGGCAATGGCCATCTACTTTACCCTGCTGGTTATCGTGCCGCGGTTTACGAAGAAGCGCAATCCGATTACCAGTTTGGGTCTGATTCTGTTGACCCTTGCGGTTTATGTAGCCGGTAAAAATACCCACGATGTTTATTTATACGGGTATGTTTTGAACGTGCCCGCCAAACAGTCGTTTTTTAATAATTCATTATATAATCTTTCCATTGTGATTTTCTACCTCACCTTTGCTGTAACGCTGTACCTGAGCAGGCAATGGTATCTGCAGCAAACCCTGCTTCGGAAAATTGAACTGGAGAAATTAAACACCGAACTCGCCTACCTCAAAGCCCAGATCAACCCGCATTTCCTTTTCAACTCGATCAACGCCATTTACTTTATGATCGACAGGCAAAACAACGAGGCCCGCGAAACACTTACTGCCTTCTCCGATATGCTTCGCTACCAGTTGTACGAGTGCAACGGGGCCGACATCCCGATCGAAAAAGAAATCAGCTACCTGAAAAATTACATTAACCTGCAGCGGCTACGCAAGGATGATAAGTATCAAATCACCTTTCGATACTCGCCTGACTTAAAAAATTTTACTATAGCACCTTTACTCCTTATCCCATTTGTTGAAAATGCCTTCAAACACGTGTCGCACTTTACCGATAAGCTGAATACAATTTGCATTGACCTGGATAAAAGGGGTAACTCCTTTTGCCTGAACATTTCCAACACAATCGATGGCATAAAGGCATCAACCGAAAACAGCGGAATCGGGCTGCAAAACGTTAAGCGAAGACTTGAACTGTTGTATCCTGATCGGCATCACCTGCAAATTAATGAAACGCCCGATCGGTTTGTGGTGAATCTTGAACTGAAACTGCAACAACCAGTAAACCCCGCCCAATGA
- a CDS encoding YceI family protein, giving the protein MKLTHSVGAWLAPFLVTVLTNVQAQTLPLSTKESKIVWTGTKLTGYHQGTVNIKEGNVAMKENRLAGGYVVVDMNTIVCTDIPASDPIPKRKLENHLKDADFFNVAKFPAARFEITEVRPHPANPKRYVVSGKLTIKQTTRLVTAEVTPTIQSDKQFIGEADLRFDRQLFGVSYKGIKDELVHDEVHLRILIKAKSR; this is encoded by the coding sequence ATGAAGTTAACACACAGCGTTGGCGCATGGCTTGCACCGTTTTTGGTAACAGTTTTGACGAACGTCCAGGCGCAAACGTTACCACTTTCAACAAAGGAGTCAAAAATTGTCTGGACCGGCACCAAGTTAACCGGCTACCACCAGGGCACCGTTAACATTAAGGAGGGTAACGTGGCAATGAAAGAAAACCGCCTGGCCGGGGGCTATGTGGTTGTTGATATGAATACCATTGTTTGTACGGATATCCCCGCATCGGATCCTATTCCGAAACGGAAACTGGAAAACCACCTGAAGGACGCTGATTTTTTTAACGTTGCGAAGTTTCCTGCTGCACGATTTGAAATAACCGAGGTGCGACCACACCCCGCCAACCCCAAACGGTACGTGGTATCCGGAAAGCTCACCATCAAACAAACCACACGACTGGTTACAGCCGAAGTAACACCCACCATTCAATCGGACAAGCAGTTTATTGGCGAGGCAGACCTTCGTTTTGATCGGCAGTTGTTTGGTGTTTCGTATAAAGGAATTAAAGATGAACTGGTTCACGATGAGGTGCACCTACGCATTCTGATAAAAGCAAAAAGCAGGTAA
- a CDS encoding DEAD/DEAH box helicase: MNFSDFGFDQRLNDGLDAMGYEKPTPIQEQAIPVILQNNDVIACAQTGTGKTAAYILPVINKMIHADHRHLNTLIIAPTRELAQQIDQQIEGFAYFTGISSIPVYGGGDGAAWDQQKRALEQGADIIVATPGRLIALLAAGTTVFEHLKHLILDEADRMLDMGFYDDIVKIVSYLPKERQTLLFSATMPPKIRALANKILNQPIEINIAIAKPAEGIAQEAYVVYDEQKGNLLNHVLKTHRWNSIILFASTKETVKKLDAAFRRSNIQARAFHSDLEQAEREEILRAFKNKQINIIIGTDVLSRGIDVEGISMVINWDVPPDPEDYVHRIGRTARAETTGTAITFVNERDQRRFRSIENLIGYPIPKMPLPAELGEGPAYAPQTKRKENFRKKGRGPRRKRFGPRTNR, encoded by the coding sequence ATGAATTTTTCTGATTTCGGTTTCGACCAAAGATTAAATGATGGCCTGGATGCCATGGGCTATGAAAAGCCCACGCCTATCCAGGAGCAGGCCATCCCGGTAATTTTGCAGAACAACGATGTTATCGCCTGCGCCCAAACCGGCACCGGTAAAACAGCTGCCTATATTTTGCCCGTAATCAACAAAATGATTCATGCCGATCACCGTCATCTCAATACACTTATCATTGCCCCTACCCGAGAACTGGCACAACAAATCGACCAGCAGATTGAAGGGTTTGCCTACTTTACAGGCATCAGTTCCATCCCCGTGTATGGCGGTGGCGATGGCGCAGCGTGGGACCAGCAAAAACGCGCGCTTGAACAGGGTGCCGATATTATTGTTGCCACCCCGGGCAGGCTGATCGCCTTGCTCGCAGCCGGCACTACCGTCTTTGAGCATCTTAAACACCTGATTTTAGATGAAGCCGACCGGATGCTGGATATGGGTTTCTATGATGACATTGTAAAGATTGTAAGCTACTTACCAAAAGAGCGACAAACCCTTCTTTTCTCCGCTACGATGCCGCCAAAAATCCGGGCGCTGGCCAACAAGATTCTTAATCAACCGATTGAGATTAACATCGCCATTGCCAAACCAGCCGAAGGCATAGCACAGGAAGCCTACGTGGTTTATGATGAGCAGAAAGGAAACCTGCTTAACCATGTATTAAAAACGCATCGCTGGAACAGCATCATCCTGTTTGCTTCCACAAAGGAAACGGTGAAAAAACTTGATGCGGCCTTCAGGCGATCGAACATTCAGGCACGGGCTTTCCATTCAGATTTAGAGCAAGCGGAGCGGGAAGAAATTCTGCGCGCTTTTAAAAACAAGCAAATCAACATCATCATCGGCACGGATGTGCTCTCGCGCGGCATTGATGTAGAGGGCATCAGCATGGTGATAAACTGGGATGTTCCGCCCGACCCGGAAGATTATGTTCACCGCATTGGCCGCACAGCCCGTGCAGAAACTACCGGTACGGCCATCACCTTTGTGAACGAGCGCGACCAGCGCAGGTTCCGGAGCATTGAAAACCTGATTGGCTACCCGATACCCAAAATGCCCTTGCCTGCCGAATTAGGTGAAGGCCCTGCATACGCCCCGCAAACAAAACGAAAAGAAAACTTCAGAAAAAAAGGAAGAGGCCCGCGCAGAAAGCGTTTCGGGCCCCGCACTAATAGATAA
- a CDS encoding cold shock domain-containing protein: MKEGTVKFFNEAKGFGFVRETATNEEFFVHVSGLVDKVRENDAITFEVTQGRKGLNAVNVRLVNN; this comes from the coding sequence ATGAAAGAAGGAACCGTAAAGTTCTTTAACGAAGCCAAAGGATTCGGCTTTGTAAGGGAAACAGCAACCAATGAAGAGTTTTTTGTGCACGTATCAGGCCTTGTTGACAAGGTTCGCGAAAACGATGCCATCACCTTCGAGGTAACACAAGGAAGAAAAGGATTGAATGCCGTAAACGTACGGTTAGTCAATAATTAA
- a CDS encoding acyl-CoA desaturase — MIIIAFFIAHWYLSLFFQTFFLHRYASHRAFTMNKFTEKVFFVLTWIFQGSNYLSAYGYGVMHRMHHAFADTENDPHSPSYDETIWNMMWKTKTIYSAIANGKLVVDKRFTEGVPQWNAFDKFARSWPSRILWGGLYVLFYLQFATTWWLWLLLPIQFLLSPIHGAIINWFAHKYGYRNFEVGDTSKNFLPVDFLMMGESYHNNHHKHGSRANFGGIRWHEIDPTYLIIRLLDKLRIITINRQKTAALEQVKAAA; from the coding sequence ATGATCATTATTGCCTTTTTTATAGCGCATTGGTACCTGTCACTTTTCTTCCAAACATTCTTTCTTCATCGGTACGCTTCGCACCGGGCATTTACCATGAACAAATTTACCGAGAAGGTATTCTTTGTGCTGACGTGGATTTTTCAGGGATCCAATTACCTGAGTGCGTATGGCTATGGCGTTATGCACCGCATGCACCATGCCTTTGCCGACACCGAAAACGATCCACATTCACCGTCTTACGATGAAACCATCTGGAACATGATGTGGAAAACCAAAACCATCTATTCGGCTATTGCCAATGGTAAACTTGTGGTGGATAAGCGCTTTACCGAGGGCGTGCCGCAGTGGAATGCGTTCGATAAGTTTGCACGCTCGTGGCCGTCACGCATTCTATGGGGCGGACTTTATGTGTTGTTCTATCTGCAGTTTGCCACAACCTGGTGGCTATGGCTGTTGCTCCCCATACAGTTTCTGCTAAGCCCCATACACGGAGCCATCATTAACTGGTTTGCGCACAAGTACGGGTACCGAAACTTTGAAGTAGGCGATACCTCCAAAAACTTTCTGCCGGTTGATTTTCTGATGATGGGTGAAAGCTATCATAACAATCACCACAAACACGGGTCGCGCGCTAACTTTGGTGGCATACGCTGGCATGAAATTGACCCCACATATCTGATCATTCGCTTGCTCGACAAATTGAGGATTATAACCATCAACCGGCAGAAAACAGCGGCTCTTGAACAAGTGAAAGCAGCAGCCTAA
- a CDS encoding sigma-70 family RNA polymerase sigma factor, whose product MNHAAVITLYQPMLQAIAYNLLRCKADAEDIVQETFLKWLSAEKEKINNTKAYLIKAVTNNCLNHLNALKRKKMEYLDSMQLPEFITKIKESSFPHLDMDVYLAGAIKVIHQKLKPLERAVYLLKEVLDLDYDTLHKTLNKKKDHCRQLLTRAKKKLSEESAKIHFDVPVPSSLLESFKKACLGNTDDLIDSLKRDIWFQPEKES is encoded by the coding sequence ATGAATCACGCTGCTGTTATAACGCTTTACCAACCCATGTTGCAGGCAATTGCTTACAACCTGTTGCGTTGCAAAGCCGATGCAGAAGATATTGTGCAGGAAACTTTTCTTAAATGGCTAAGTGCCGAAAAGGAAAAAATCAATAACACCAAAGCATACCTGATTAAGGCCGTGACCAATAACTGCCTGAATCACCTCAACGCATTGAAAAGAAAGAAGATGGAGTATCTCGACTCCATGCAGTTACCCGAGTTTATAACCAAAATCAAAGAGAGCAGTTTTCCACACTTGGATATGGATGTTTACCTGGCCGGTGCCATAAAGGTTATCCATCAGAAACTTAAGCCCCTTGAACGCGCTGTTTACCTGCTAAAAGAAGTGTTAGACCTGGATTACGATACGCTTCACAAAACACTCAATAAAAAGAAAGACCATTGCCGCCAACTCCTTACACGCGCAAAAAAGAAGTTAAGTGAGGAGTCGGCCAAGATTCATTTCGATGTCCCGGTGCCCTCTTCGTTGCTGGAAAGTTTTAAAAAAGCCTGTCTGGGCAATACTGATGATCTCATTGACTCGCTAAAACGCGACATCTGGTTTCAGCCCGAAAAAGAATCCTGA
- a CDS encoding acyl-CoA desaturase, translating into MTTTWVPEPRRKPILSQEISFTLVHLLPLAAIWTGATLFDWMVCIFLYFFRMFWVTAGYHRYFAHRSYSTSRWFQFVIAFMAQTSAQKGALWWAAHHRHHHRHSDTPADPHSMKIYGFWYSHVGWIVGPDFKETDYKTIGDYAKYPELVWLNKYYLVPPVLLALGVTALGAVVNGGSISMMFTSHGMSTLLVGFFLSTVILYHGTFSINSIMHKFGRQRYESNDESRNSLWLALLTLGEGWHNNHHYYETAARQGFFWWEIDITWYVLKAMSWAGLIWDLKGVPLHIKYSKNRAHARQLKQEMEEELRQSA; encoded by the coding sequence ATGACAACAACATGGGTACCGGAGCCGCGCAGGAAACCGATATTATCACAAGAGATAAGTTTTACGCTTGTGCATTTGCTGCCATTGGCCGCCATCTGGACAGGGGCCACTTTGTTTGACTGGATGGTTTGTATTTTCCTTTACTTCTTCCGCATGTTCTGGGTAACGGCCGGCTACCACCGGTACTTTGCTCACCGGTCGTACAGCACTTCACGCTGGTTTCAGTTCGTTATCGCGTTTATGGCACAAACCTCTGCTCAAAAAGGAGCGTTGTGGTGGGCTGCGCACCACCGGCATCACCACCGGCACAGCGATACACCGGCCGATCCGCACTCGATGAAAATTTATGGTTTCTGGTACTCGCATGTAGGCTGGATTGTAGGACCTGATTTTAAAGAAACGGACTACAAGACCATTGGCGATTATGCGAAATACCCTGAGTTGGTGTGGCTGAACAAATATTACCTGGTGCCACCTGTTTTGCTGGCGCTTGGGGTTACTGCATTGGGCGCTGTGGTAAACGGAGGAAGTATTTCAATGATGTTTACATCACATGGCATGTCAACGTTATTAGTCGGATTCTTTCTCAGCACGGTAATCCTGTATCACGGCACGTTCTCCATCAACTCCATCATGCACAAGTTTGGCCGGCAGCGGTATGAATCCAACGATGAAAGCCGCAACAGTTTGTGGCTTGCGCTGCTTACGCTGGGCGAAGGCTGGCACAACAATCATCATTATTATGAGACGGCAGCACGCCAGGGTTTTTTCTGGTGGGAAATTGACATTACCTGGTATGTGCTGAAGGCGATGTCGTGGGCAGGTCTTATCTGGGATTTGAAGGGCGTTCCCCTGCATATTAAGTATTCAAAAAACCGGGCGCACGCCCGCCAGCTTAAGCAGGAGATGGAGGAGGAACTGCGCCAGTCGGCTTAA
- a CDS encoding glycoside hydrolase family 16 protein yields MFRGFLLLLGILFLLGCHPSKRKNLIWSDEFNYSGSPDSAKWSYDLGNGCPDLCGWGNQELEYYTKDPKNVRVENGVLIIEVHNDSVGGKPCTSTRIISKYKGDWLYGRIDVRARLPRGRGTWPAIWMLPTDWAYGGWPASGEIDIMEHVGFDPGLIHGTIHTEAYNHQKKTQKEGIITVADAQDAFHVYSIDWHADKIDFFVDGKLYHSVLRLPEDTFREWPFDKRFHLIMNVAVGGFWGGMQGIDDSIWPQRMEVDYVRVYQ; encoded by the coding sequence ATGTTTCGAGGGTTCTTGCTGTTACTGGGTATCCTTTTCCTTTTGGGCTGCCATCCTTCCAAAAGGAAAAATTTAATCTGGTCAGATGAATTTAATTATTCGGGCTCACCCGATTCTGCCAAATGGAGTTATGATTTGGGCAATGGTTGCCCCGATTTGTGCGGGTGGGGCAACCAGGAATTAGAATACTACACCAAGGATCCAAAAAACGTACGGGTTGAAAACGGAGTATTGATTATTGAAGTGCATAACGATTCAGTGGGTGGAAAGCCTTGCACCAGTACCCGAATAATCAGCAAATACAAAGGCGATTGGCTTTACGGACGCATTGACGTAAGGGCCCGGTTACCGCGCGGCCGGGGTACATGGCCTGCTATCTGGATGTTGCCAACGGATTGGGCGTATGGCGGCTGGCCCGCCAGCGGTGAAATTGATATTATGGAACATGTGGGGTTTGACCCGGGGCTCATTCACGGAACAATCCATACCGAGGCGTATAACCATCAGAAGAAAACCCAAAAGGAAGGCATTATCACGGTGGCTGATGCGCAGGATGCTTTCCATGTGTACAGTATTGACTGGCACGCTGATAAAATTGACTTTTTTGTTGATGGTAAATTGTATCATTCCGTGTTGCGCTTACCTGAAGATACGTTTCGCGAATGGCCGTTTGACAAGCGGTTTCACCTGATTATGAATGTAGCAGTTGGTGGCTTTTGGGGTGGTATGCAAGGCATTGATGATTCCATCTGGCCACAGCGCATGGAAGTGGATTATGTACGGGTGTATCAGTAA
- a CDS encoding phage holin family protein codes for MNGIIRFLLNGLGVLLTAYLLPGVHVEHYGYALLVALVLAIVNAIVKPILVVLTIPITFVTFGLFLLVINALMIQLADWFVDGFEVDGFWWALAFSLILSLFNGLFEDLTKSKQAS; via the coding sequence ATGAATGGGATTATACGCTTTTTACTGAATGGGCTTGGGGTATTGCTAACCGCTTATCTGTTACCGGGAGTTCATGTTGAACATTACGGATATGCCCTTCTGGTTGCGTTGGTGTTGGCCATTGTCAATGCCATTGTTAAGCCCATCCTGGTGGTATTAACCATTCCCATCACCTTTGTTACCTTCGGACTATTCCTGCTGGTCATCAATGCGCTGATGATTCAGCTTGCCGATTGGTTTGTAGATGGCTTTGAGGTAGATGGTTTCTGGTGGGCCCTGGCATTCAGCTTGATACTATCCTTATTCAACGGCTTGTTTGAGGACCTTACAAAAAGCAAACAGGCATCCTGA